The following proteins come from a genomic window of Burkholderia stabilis:
- a CDS encoding type VI secretion system Vgr family protein, producing MDIRPSAPGDLKLRDLHEAINKGVLQQGRLLMLDTPLGKNALVPLRARGSAKIGRNYSYTVDVASTRDDTALLSLMHQPVTLRIQQVTAPFAIPVYRPVHGFVHRVAYLGGNGGLSTYQLEFSSALVFLEKTHNEEGWLEKDAREIISDVLDRYPQLRGQYRFTLSSDPAKRSWCRQSESDLHFVNRLAEAEGWYFYWAHENVSEGDAPKTTLVIVDRVSALPDAKSVEFIRANDSNESDGFAHWASVQTMQSTRYMSRAFDYKRPASDFEVESALAATSYTTNEPREKVERGVPDVPMTVYESTAYGYSSSDNGEARAQRRVQIWDARAARYFGVGGVRWLDAGLRFVLNNHPRHGDGDSNKREFLVVEARWFIENNVPIGQQMVEFPQSLRATLAEKQAIHRERFDTPGHDADGSAGFFVLEVEAQPAMVEYRSPLDHPKPIMAIEHALVVTPDGAEAWTNDRNQIRVHFAWDRKNPPDAFNSSPLLSSLQSDTGNGYGAVHVPRAQEWVIVGYWNGDCDKPFVLGRINGGTTPSQWHSNALLSGFKSEGFGKTGAYNSFVHDDSTNQSGTRLVSYTGKSYAALTQGYLIKHDDNTRGQYLGAGFVLHADEFGAVRASKGLSISAHSKSYDDEQMGVDEARSQLQQAGMLVESLSSASTTAQAESLQTGQDALKALSKDIQHPVSGDTSGGVTAGGGTGSANGFAQPNILVSTPKDIALVADSSTHIVAEKEVNVVSNENTYVATGKSFVVAAAEKVSFFAQKLGAFFVTAKGPIKLSANTDDVNVNAGKDVTVKAKRIVLDADEIIIKAGGSYTRWVAAGIEDGTQGPRTIKSASLSRQGPSSIAQHMNSLPQAKFNDPYVLRDRITGEVLKNHPYELIRGDGTRLTGMTNELGHVAEQKSEDVERLALRALRPTPKGPTA from the coding sequence ATGGATATCAGACCGTCCGCACCCGGGGACCTGAAGTTGCGCGACCTCCATGAGGCGATCAATAAGGGCGTTTTGCAGCAAGGGCGGCTGTTGATGCTGGATACGCCGCTAGGCAAGAACGCGCTCGTGCCGTTACGTGCGCGTGGATCAGCCAAAATCGGGCGCAACTATTCTTACACTGTCGACGTCGCATCTACACGAGACGATACTGCCCTGCTGTCGCTGATGCATCAGCCAGTGACACTGCGGATTCAGCAAGTGACGGCCCCCTTTGCGATTCCTGTCTATCGTCCCGTCCACGGCTTCGTGCATCGGGTCGCTTACTTGGGCGGAAACGGCGGCCTTTCAACGTACCAGCTCGAGTTTTCATCGGCGTTGGTCTTCCTTGAAAAGACCCACAACGAAGAAGGCTGGCTCGAGAAAGATGCACGCGAAATCATTTCCGACGTGCTGGATCGGTATCCGCAACTGCGCGGACAGTACCGTTTCACGCTGTCGTCCGACCCTGCCAAGCGTTCGTGGTGCCGGCAGAGCGAATCCGACCTTCACTTTGTGAACCGCTTGGCCGAGGCTGAGGGCTGGTATTTCTACTGGGCCCACGAAAACGTCAGCGAAGGCGACGCCCCCAAGACAACACTCGTCATCGTTGATCGCGTCTCCGCGCTTCCCGACGCGAAGTCGGTTGAATTTATCCGCGCAAACGACAGCAACGAGTCGGATGGCTTTGCCCATTGGGCCTCGGTGCAGACGATGCAGAGCACGCGTTACATGTCGCGTGCATTCGATTACAAGCGGCCTGCGTCGGATTTTGAGGTCGAGAGCGCGCTCGCAGCGACAAGCTATACGACCAATGAACCCCGCGAGAAAGTTGAGCGCGGCGTTCCCGATGTGCCGATGACCGTGTATGAATCGACGGCCTACGGGTATTCCAGTTCGGACAATGGCGAAGCGCGTGCGCAACGCCGCGTGCAGATATGGGATGCGCGTGCTGCCCGATATTTCGGCGTAGGTGGCGTGCGATGGCTCGACGCCGGTTTGCGCTTCGTATTGAACAATCATCCTCGCCATGGGGATGGTGACTCGAACAAGCGAGAGTTTCTGGTGGTTGAAGCTCGATGGTTCATCGAGAACAACGTACCCATCGGTCAGCAGATGGTCGAATTCCCGCAAAGCCTGCGCGCGACGCTGGCCGAGAAGCAGGCAATTCATCGGGAGCGGTTCGACACACCGGGTCACGATGCGGATGGCTCGGCAGGATTCTTCGTGCTCGAAGTCGAGGCGCAGCCTGCGATGGTCGAGTATCGGAGTCCGCTGGATCATCCGAAGCCGATCATGGCTATCGAACATGCGCTCGTCGTGACGCCGGATGGCGCGGAAGCGTGGACGAACGACCGGAATCAGATCAGGGTGCATTTCGCATGGGATCGCAAGAATCCACCGGACGCCTTCAATTCCTCGCCTTTGCTGTCGTCGCTTCAATCCGATACCGGGAACGGCTACGGGGCGGTTCACGTCCCGAGGGCGCAGGAATGGGTCATCGTCGGTTACTGGAACGGCGACTGTGACAAGCCGTTCGTGCTGGGGCGTATCAATGGCGGGACAACCCCTTCCCAGTGGCATTCGAACGCGCTGCTGTCCGGGTTCAAGTCGGAGGGATTCGGCAAGACAGGCGCCTATAACTCGTTCGTCCATGACGATTCCACGAATCAAAGCGGGACGCGGCTGGTCAGCTATACCGGCAAGAGCTACGCGGCGCTGACGCAGGGCTACCTGATCAAGCATGACGACAACACACGCGGCCAGTATTTAGGGGCCGGGTTCGTCCTGCACGCTGACGAATTTGGTGCGGTTCGCGCCAGCAAGGGACTGTCCATCAGCGCGCACTCGAAATCCTACGACGACGAGCAAATGGGCGTGGACGAGGCGCGATCGCAGTTGCAGCAGGCGGGCATGCTGGTCGAGTCGCTCTCCAGCGCAAGCACGACCGCTCAGGCGGAATCGCTGCAAACAGGACAGGACGCGCTCAAGGCGCTGTCGAAGGATATCCAGCACCCGGTATCGGGCGATACGTCGGGAGGGGTGACGGCGGGTGGTGGTACGGGCAGCGCCAACGGGTTTGCGCAGCCAAACATATTGGTGTCGACGCCGAAGGACATTGCACTGGTCGCAGACAGCTCGACGCATATCGTGGCCGAGAAAGAGGTCAACGTCGTCAGTAACGAGAACACGTACGTCGCGACGGGCAAGTCGTTCGTCGTGGCTGCGGCAGAAAAGGTCAGCTTCTTCGCGCAGAAACTGGGCGCGTTCTTCGTCACGGCGAAAGGCCCGATCAAGCTGTCGGCCAATACGGACGACGTGAACGTCAACGCGGGAAAAGACGTGACCGTGAAGGCCAAGCGCATTGTGCTCGACGCGGACGAAATCATCATCAAGGCTGGCGGCTCGTACACGAGATGGGTTGCCGCTGGCATCGAGGATGGCACGCAAGGGCCACGCACGATCAAATCGGCGTCGCTCAGCCGTCAGGGGCCGAGCTCGATTGCGCAGCATATGAACAGCCTGCCGCAGGCCAAATTCAACGATCCGTATGTGCTGCGCGATCGCATCACGGGCGAGGTGCTGAAAAACCACCCGTACGAACTGATCCGCGGGGACGGCACACGTCTGACCGGGATGACGAACGAGCTGGGGCACGTGGCCGAGCAGAAGAGCGAGGACGTCGAGAGGCTTGCGCTGCGCGCATTGCGGCCCACACCGAAGGGCCCTACTGCATGA
- a CDS encoding TonB-dependent receptor, translating to MSTLSLPVRRLTPIAFGIALACTLPVTALAQQAAPAPAANASPDGAVLPSINVTGAAEPLPGDLAPTYAGGQVARGADFGVLGRQKASDVPFSMTTYTSKLIEDQQARTLADVLDNDPAVRSASGYGNFSQVFVIRGFQLAGDDVSLNGLYGVTPRQLVEMDAVERVDVFKGANAFLNGASPNGSAIGGGVNLQLKRADDKPLTRVTVDGAVSGSFGTHVDIGRRFGSEGQFGVRVNQTIRGGDTAIDDERRRSNVTAVSLDWRGDKLRLYGDFLYQRQRIDGGRPMVLIGGNQLPAVPSATHNYAQPWSFSELEDTVGIVRAEYDFLPAWTAYVSAGARHTNEHGDYYTPTYSSSGTTGSRLSVPHKEDAQSAEAGVRGRFTTGPVSHFVTAGASFIRIDSQSAYTMSAAFPTTLYDPAPVASPPTAYAGGDMSDPGTITKTWLRSVAVSDTLGFLDDRVLFTIGARRQSISANNFSYTGAPTATYSDAITTPVFGLVVKPWRNVSIFANRSEALAQGEPAPSTARNAGQSLAPYRSKQYEAGIRYDTDKYGASLALFQIEKPMAYTDPTTLLFGANGTQRNRGIETAVYGEPWKGVRLIAGATYINATLQNTEGGANDGNRPIGVPSFLFNAGAEYDVPMLRGVTLTARWIHTGPQYLDVANTMSIQAWDRFDLGARYATDVFGKKTTFRATVRNVTNKSYWSSTTGGYLTQGDPRSVWLSMTTDF from the coding sequence ATGTCGACACTTTCGTTACCCGTCCGGCGTCTCACGCCGATTGCATTCGGCATTGCGCTCGCCTGCACACTCCCTGTCACCGCGCTTGCCCAGCAAGCCGCCCCCGCCCCTGCCGCCAACGCGTCGCCCGACGGCGCCGTGCTGCCGTCGATCAACGTGACCGGCGCAGCCGAGCCGCTGCCCGGCGACCTCGCGCCGACCTACGCGGGCGGCCAGGTCGCGCGCGGCGCGGATTTCGGCGTGCTCGGCCGGCAAAAGGCGAGCGACGTGCCGTTCAGCATGACCACCTACACGTCGAAACTGATCGAGGACCAGCAGGCGCGCACGCTCGCCGACGTGCTGGACAACGATCCGGCCGTGCGCAGCGCATCCGGGTACGGCAACTTCTCGCAGGTGTTCGTCATCCGCGGCTTCCAGCTCGCCGGCGACGACGTATCGCTGAACGGCCTGTACGGCGTCACGCCGCGGCAGCTCGTCGAAATGGACGCGGTCGAACGCGTCGACGTGTTCAAGGGCGCGAATGCGTTCCTGAACGGCGCGTCGCCGAACGGCTCGGCGATCGGCGGCGGCGTGAACCTGCAGCTCAAACGCGCGGACGACAAGCCGCTCACGCGCGTCACCGTCGACGGCGCAGTGTCCGGTTCGTTCGGCACGCACGTCGACATCGGGCGCCGCTTCGGCAGCGAAGGCCAGTTCGGCGTGCGCGTGAACCAGACGATCCGCGGCGGCGACACGGCCATCGACGACGAACGCCGCCGCAGCAACGTGACGGCCGTATCGCTCGACTGGCGCGGCGACAAGCTGCGCCTGTACGGCGACTTCCTGTATCAGCGGCAGCGCATCGACGGCGGCCGCCCGATGGTGCTCATCGGCGGCAACCAGTTGCCGGCCGTGCCGTCGGCAACGCACAACTATGCGCAGCCGTGGAGCTTCAGCGAGCTCGAGGACACGGTCGGGATCGTACGCGCCGAATACGATTTCCTGCCCGCGTGGACGGCCTACGTATCGGCCGGCGCGCGGCATACGAACGAGCACGGCGACTACTACACGCCGACCTATTCGTCGTCCGGCACGACCGGCTCGCGCCTGAGCGTGCCGCACAAGGAAGATGCTCAGTCGGCCGAAGCCGGCGTGCGCGGCCGTTTCACGACCGGCCCCGTCTCGCACTTCGTGACGGCCGGCGCGTCGTTCATCCGCATCGACAGTCAGTCCGCGTACACGATGTCGGCCGCGTTCCCGACGACGCTCTACGACCCGGCGCCGGTCGCCTCCCCGCCGACCGCCTACGCCGGCGGCGACATGAGCGATCCGGGCACGATCACCAAGACCTGGCTGCGCAGCGTTGCAGTGTCCGACACGCTCGGCTTCCTCGACGACCGCGTGCTGTTCACGATCGGCGCGCGCCGCCAGTCGATCTCGGCCAACAACTTCAGCTACACGGGAGCACCCACCGCGACCTACAGCGACGCGATCACGACGCCGGTGTTCGGTCTCGTCGTGAAGCCGTGGCGCAACGTGTCGATCTTTGCGAACCGCAGCGAGGCGCTCGCGCAGGGCGAGCCCGCACCGAGCACCGCACGCAACGCGGGCCAGTCGCTGGCGCCGTACCGGTCCAAGCAATACGAAGCCGGCATCCGCTACGACACCGACAAGTACGGTGCCTCGCTCGCGCTGTTCCAGATCGAGAAGCCGATGGCGTACACGGACCCGACCACACTCCTGTTCGGCGCCAACGGCACGCAACGCAACCGCGGCATCGAGACGGCCGTGTACGGCGAACCGTGGAAAGGCGTGCGGCTGATCGCGGGCGCGACGTACATCAACGCGACGCTGCAGAACACGGAAGGCGGCGCGAACGACGGCAACCGGCCGATCGGCGTGCCGTCGTTCCTGTTCAACGCGGGCGCCGAATACGACGTACCGATGCTGCGCGGCGTCACGCTGACCGCGCGCTGGATCCACACGGGGCCACAGTACCTGGACGTCGCGAACACGATGTCGATCCAGGCGTGGGACCGCTTCGACCTCGGCGCGCGCTATGCGACGGACGTGTTCGGCAAGAAGACGACGTTCCGCGCGACCGTGCGCAACGTCACGAACAAGTCGTACTGGTCGTCGACGACCGGCGGGTATCTGACGCAGGGCGATCCGCGCTCGGTGTGGCTGTCGATGACGACGGATTTTTGA